Proteins from one Xenorhabdus griffiniae genomic window:
- a CDS encoding replication endonuclease, which yields MLSRPIDFSVQPEAEPANGQYAYWWNAPRHQAVAGIERSLTRERRLQGQAILEDIDSLPRILRYPYQKRYEKTLQEQGLLKAQDFLYFDFHQKFWPRIEAVTHRFEMDTHATLTATARISTEISQFNRLPDLQNKPLKKLATQIAAGFFALFEQYCDQCIAEANGDKEAIYQMRNLSPIYGELAKLSRGLHVTPAHYGRYLKGTLQQRDVIAAVSRLVNDDFWYRRLKAHRTRWREALLIAAMAVNKNRSPYASRQAIQEVKSQRLANMQYLESMDIEDVATGERFDLVEKVMQSISNPEIRRMELMAQIAGIERVASVRGDIGMFITITTPSKYHPTRQMGADKVAVLNSSWANEAYTPKDGQRYLVKVWAKIRTAFKDEGLNVYGVRVVEPHHDGTPHWHLLLFTDKASRAAAVEIMRKKALQEDGGERGAQKYRFECRHMNKGGAVGYIAKYIAKNIDGYALDGLTDDETGKPLKDAAAAVTAWASTWRIPQFQFYNLPSKGAYRECRRLRSLCIADQLGDVAEKVRAAADQGDFENYILSQGGPCTPRDQQTIRVAREVSDKLNPYDEAVSNVVGIYAQLNPAAGVLKTREREYRIVKKHDSQAPASAVAGEGLNLLKSAIGAPRSPVNNCGSGDWVAWEDSSALPADLSGKALSDVLQWGRAMEINAAENGVQRAEIGVSGPRVISRIELTEKEEALLPAVMRFTESMGYPISNQTLGKMFVKGMSMSVDGQRLQVREGKVRLMDLPEEQERKQREFEARKQVRREALQARIMNIGEMRKA from the coding sequence ATGTTAAGCCGCCCGATTGATTTCAGTGTCCAACCCGAAGCTGAACCCGCCAATGGGCAGTATGCCTATTGGTGGAATGCACCGCGCCATCAGGCGGTGGCCGGTATTGAAAGATCGCTTACCCGTGAAAGACGCCTTCAGGGGCAAGCTATTTTAGAAGATATCGATTCTCTGCCACGCATTCTGCGTTATCCCTATCAGAAACGTTATGAAAAGACGTTACAAGAACAGGGCCTGCTGAAAGCTCAGGATTTTCTGTATTTCGATTTCCATCAAAAATTCTGGCCACGCATTGAGGCGGTCACCCATCGTTTTGAGATGGATACCCACGCCACGCTGACGGCTACGGCCCGCATTTCTACCGAAATCAGCCAGTTTAACCGTTTGCCCGATCTTCAGAATAAGCCACTAAAGAAACTGGCGACCCAAATCGCCGCCGGGTTCTTTGCGCTGTTTGAGCAGTATTGTGATCAGTGCATTGCTGAGGCGAACGGTGATAAAGAAGCTATCTATCAGATGCGCAACCTGTCCCCGATTTATGGCGAGCTGGCGAAATTGTCGCGCGGGTTGCATGTCACACCGGCGCATTATGGCCGCTACCTGAAAGGTACGTTGCAACAGCGTGATGTGATTGCGGCGGTATCCCGTCTGGTCAATGATGATTTCTGGTATCGCCGGCTCAAGGCACACCGTACCCGCTGGCGGGAAGCGTTGCTGATTGCCGCAATGGCGGTCAATAAAAACCGTTCCCCGTATGCCAGTCGTCAGGCTATTCAGGAGGTGAAATCTCAGCGTCTGGCCAATATGCAGTACCTTGAGTCAATGGACATTGAGGATGTGGCCACCGGCGAACGTTTTGATCTGGTTGAGAAAGTGATGCAAAGCATTTCTAACCCGGAAATTCGCCGTATGGAACTGATGGCGCAGATTGCCGGGATTGAACGGGTTGCCTCGGTGCGGGGGGATATCGGAATGTTTATCACCATTACTACGCCGTCAAAATATCACCCGACCCGCCAGATGGGGGCAGACAAGGTGGCGGTGCTGAACAGCAGCTGGGCCAATGAAGCCTATACCCCGAAAGATGGTCAGCGTTATCTGGTGAAGGTCTGGGCGAAAATCCGCACGGCGTTTAAGGATGAAGGGCTGAATGTTTATGGTGTCCGGGTGGTTGAACCGCATCATGATGGTACGCCGCACTGGCATCTGTTGCTGTTTACCGATAAGGCCAGCCGGGCGGCAGCGGTGGAGATCATGCGTAAAAAAGCCTTACAGGAAGATGGCGGCGAACGGGGCGCACAGAAGTACCGCTTCGAATGCCGGCATATGAATAAAGGTGGTGCAGTGGGTTATATCGCTAAATACATTGCTAAAAATATCGACGGTTATGCGCTGGATGGTCTGACCGATGATGAAACCGGCAAGCCGTTAAAAGATGCGGCAGCGGCCGTAACTGCATGGGCCTCCACATGGCGTATTCCCCAATTTCAGTTCTATAACCTGCCCTCCAAAGGTGCGTACCGTGAATGCCGTCGCCTGCGCAGTCTCTGCATCGCTGACCAGTTGGGTGACGTGGCCGAAAAGGTTCGGGCTGCGGCCGATCAGGGGGACTTTGAAAACTACATCCTGTCACAGGGTGGCCCTTGCACCCCACGTGATCAGCAGACAATCCGCGTTGCCCGTGAAGTCAGCGACAAGCTCAACCCGTATGACGAGGCTGTTTCTAACGTGGTCGGGATTTATGCGCAGCTTAATCCTGCCGCCGGCGTGTTGAAAACACGCGAGCGGGAATATCGGATTGTCAAAAAGCACGACAGCCAAGCCCCGGCATCCGCTGTGGCCGGTGAGGGTCTTAATCTTTTAAAAAGCGCCATCGGCGCGCCTCGGAGTCCTGTCAATAACTGTGGATCAGGGGATTGGGTGGCATGGGAGGACAGCTCAGCATTACCCGCAGACTTAAGCGGTAAGGCGTTATCTGATGTTCTCCAATGGGGACGGGCGATGGAAATCAACGCCGCTGAGAATGGCGTACAGCGTGCAGAAATCGGGGTTTCGGGGCCTCGGGTTATCTCACGTATTGAATTAACAGAAAAAGAGGAAGCATTATTGCCGGCAGTGATGCGCTTTACTGAATCAATGGGCTACCCCATCAGCAATCAAACGCTGGGCAAGATGTTTGTTAAGGGCATGAGTATGAGTGTTGACGGCCAGCGGCTGCAAGTGCGTGAGGGCAAAGTCAGATTGATGGATTTACCGGAGGAGCAGGAACGGAAACAACGCGAATTTGAGGCGCGTAAACAGGTGCGCCGCGAGGCATTACAGGCGCGGATTATGAATATTGGGGAAATGAGGAAAGCATAA
- a CDS encoding DUF5405 family protein, translating to MNESIILDPKNGVYITGTRFAVVVHEKHPGKLALLQFNTYDGIYSLVDWHDSDVSLVAALVSLHISYIRHKMHSVTEYLAAVETIAKRCQTALNLLNPETYGGVVTC from the coding sequence ATGAATGAATCTATTATTCTTGATCCTAAAAACGGCGTTTATATCACTGGTACCCGTTTTGCGGTTGTTGTTCATGAGAAACATCCCGGTAAACTGGCGTTGTTGCAATTCAACACGTATGACGGCATTTACTCGCTGGTCGACTGGCATGACAGTGACGTGTCACTGGTCGCTGCATTGGTGAGCCTGCATATCTCCTATATCCGCCACAAAATGCACTCGGTGACAGAATATCTGGCTGCGGTTGAAACCATCGCCAAACGCTGTCAGACCGCACTGAATTTGCTGAACCCGGAAACTTACGGCGGTGTGGTGACATGTTAA